TATCCGGGAAATGGGCCGCGACTTTCCCGAGCACCCCACGCTGTTTATCAAGTTCGCCGATGCCCTGACCGGCCCCTTCGATGACGTCTATATCCCCGAATACGCTACCCAGAAGCTGGACTATGAGGGTGAGCTTGCGGTGGTCATCGGCGAGCGCACGCACCGCGTAACCCGCGCGGATGCACTAGATTACGTGGCGGGGTATGCCATCATGAATGATTACACCCTGCGCGATTTTCAGCGCCAGACCAGCCAATTCCACGCAGGCAAGTCTTTTTACCGCACCGCAGGCTTTGGACCTTGGCTCACTACCCCTGATGAATGGGCGCCAGGTGGTAACGCGCGCCTTACCACCACGGTTAATGGCGAGGTGCGCCAGCAGGACAATACTGATGACCTCATCTTTTCCATCGCTGGCCTCATCGAATTCTGCTCGCAGCTCTATCCCCTCAACCCCGGTGATGTCATCGTGACCGGTACGCCCGAAGGCGTTGGTTTTGCCCGCGACCCGCAACAATTCCTCCAGGATGGCGATACGGTAGCCATCGACGTCGAAGGGCTCGGCCATATTTCTAATACCACTCGCTACGGCGAGCCCGGCCTCTAAGCCTGCTGCATATACCCCGCACAAGCTGTGGCTGGGTTCTCACTCCAACGAGGGCACACCAGTTTTCTAGATAGTGCCACCAAGCCGTTAAGCTGGAAGAATGAGCACCAAAAGCAGCACATCCCCTAAGAAGCTGAATAAGAAGGCCTACGAAAAAGAGCTCGAGCGGTTGCAAGCAGAGCTCGTCGATATGCAACAGTGGGTTGTTGAGACCGGCGCCCGCGTGGTCATCATCATGGAAGGCCGCGACGCCGCCGGCAAGGGTTCTGCCATTAAGCGCATCACGCAGTACCTCAACCCCCGCACCTGCCGCATCGAGGCGCTTCCGGCCCCGAACTCGCGCGAACAGGGCCAGTGGTATTTCCAGCGCTACGTAGAAAAGCTGCCCACCAAGGGCGAAATCGTCATCTTTGACCGCTCCTGGTACAACCGCGCCGGCGTTGAGCGCGTCATGGGCTTTTGCACCGACCAAGAATACGTCCGCTTCTTGCACCAGGCTCCCACCTTTGAGCAGATGCTTGTGGAAGACGGCATTATCCTGCGCAAATACTGGTTCTCTGTCTCTGATGAAGAGCAGATTAAGCGCTTTGAATCCCGCCGCAATGATCCGCTGCGCCGCTGGAAGCTCTCCCCCATGGATCTCCAATCCATTACTCGCTGGGAGGATTATTCCCGCGCCAAGGATGCCATGTTCATCCACACCGATACCCCGACCGCACCGTGGTACACCGTGGAGTCCGAGGATAAAAAGCGCTCGCGCATCAACGTCATTTCGCACTTGCTCAATACCATCCCTTACGAGAAGATCGAGCGCGAGCTGCCGGAGATCCCACACCGTCCCGATTCCGATGGCAAGACCTACGAGCGCCCAGACCGCGAAGAGTTCCGCTACGTACCGGATGTAGCTGCCAAGCTAGAGGCCTCGTCTACAAAGAAGGATAAGAAGAAAGGCAAGAAGAAGGACAAAAAGAAGTAGTCCCCCGAAGGCGTACTACTATGTCCTGCTATGAGCACTGACACCGTCGCCAAAGCACGCTTGGGAGATAAAATCCTCACCGCGGCGGCAGCGCTCATGGCGCTGTTTTATCTCATCGGGGCTTGGGCGGCTCCAGGAGCTATCGAGCTCATCCAAGCAGCGCTTTCGCTTTTATTCTTGCCCTTCATCTGGGTCTGGCGTACCAAACCGGTACTCAGCGCAGCCGGCTTTATCGTCCTCCTTGGTGCGTGGGCCGCGGCGTGGATAAGCCAGCTACCAGCGAACCTCGGGGTCACTCCATGGGCAATGACCGCGCCGATGGCCGTCTACGCTACCTCCCGCTACGTGGAACGCCGCTCAATTCCCCGCGCGGTGCTTACCGCCGCGTTCTTGGGTTCCTTTATATCGCCTGCGATGTGGCGCATTGACCCCGAGTCCTTTCTCTTATCTTTCCAGCTCGATCGCCGCTACATCACTTTGCTGGTGGTACATTGGGCGGTGCTCGGCAGCGCCTATTTCATCGCCGCACGCTATTTTGATTTGGATAGGCAACGCGAGCGCTTAGCCCAAGAACGGTTCCACCAAGCGCAGGAGGAAGAGCGCTTACTCATCGCGCGGGAATTGCACGATGTCTTGGCCCACTCCCTCACCCTGATCAAGGTCCAAGCTAATGCCGGGATTATCGCCGCGCGCACTGATACCACCGCCGCAGAGGACACTTTGAAGAGCATTCGCGATGGTGCGGATTCCGCGCTGGAGGAAGTGCGCGGCATCGTCACGGCGCTACGCAGCACGGGGCCTGCGGCTTTAGAACCCGCGCACCAGCTCGAGCACGTACAGGGCATCATCGACGGTTTTCGCACCGCTGGCCTGGAGGTTGACGCGGAATTGCCTGCCTCCTACGAGGTTTCCGCGCTGACTCAGCTGGCCCTGGTGCGCATTATTTCTGAAGGGCTGACCAATGCCCTGCGCCACCAAGGCCCCGGCACGCATGTGCAGCTAAAGCTCACGCTTTCCGATGCCGCACGGGTCACCCTCACCTCCACCGCTTCTTCCCCGACTCCCAGTGAGGTATCCGGCAGCGGCGTGGGTTTGGTGGGAGTTAAGGAACGCGCCCAAGCCTTGGGCGGGCACTTAACCAGCAGTGGCGATGCCCAGAAATTTACACTGGCTGCGGAACTACCATTACACAAGGACAACCATGCCTAAGATTCGCGTCATGCTTGCAGACGATCAAGCGATGCTCGTCGCTGCCTTATCGACCATCTTGAACGCGCAGGAAGATATTGAGGTGGTGGCTACCGCAGCCTCCGGAGGCGACGCCGTCTCCTTGGCACTTCGCCACCGCATTGATGTGGCCATTTTGGATATACGCATGCCTGGCATGGATGGAATCGCCGCAGCCCAAGCCATTCTCTCCCGCACCCCTGACTGCCGGATCATCATGCTCACCACGTTCAATGAAGAGGATCTGGTATCTCAATCTATTGCCGCGGGGGCGCATGGATTCTTGCTAAAAGATGCGGATCCAGAGGTGCTGGTAGAAGCCGTACGCGACGTTGCTAAGGGAGAGTCTGTCCTCGCCTCCCAGGTAACGGGCCCTGTTTTAGAGGGCTACCGCAAGGCGCTAACGCACAGCCAGCTTAGTCCGCACGAGCGCCAAGGACTTAGCCTAGTTACTCGGCGCGAGATGGAGGTTCTCTCGCTCATCGCGCGCGGTGCCACGAATCGCGAGATTGCCGGCCACATGTCTATCGCAGATACCACGGTAAAAACGCATGTCTCTGCGCTGATGTCCAAGCTAGCTGCACGCGACCGCGTGGCTTTGGTGCTGCTGGCGCACAAAGCTGGCATTGCTTAGCCTCCTACTGTGGTAGGACTACCCCGGCGCGAAGACCGTCTCGCAGGCGGAAGATTTCGATAGTTGCGCAGCTCATACTTTTGGTATGAGCTATGAGGTTGCTTTCGAACACATCACAAAGTCTTTTGGTTCCCAGGCAGTGCTGCGGGATATCAGTTTTCAGGTCTTACCTGGCCGCGTGCACGCTGTGCTCGGGAGAAATGGCGCCGGCAAGTCCMCCTTKTTTTCCATTTTCCTCGGTCTGCTACCCGCCGATTCGGGAACGGTGCGCGTGGCCGGAAAACCATGGTCGCGGGAAGTTCTCGACCATGTTGGCGCCTCGGTTAACGGGCCGGCTTTCTATGGCCACCTGTCCGCCACGGATAACCTCCGCGTGCATACCCGTCTGCTCGGATTGCCCGATACTGAAATCGACCGTGTCTTGCACATTGCTGGTCTAGCCGGGGCTGGTTCTAAGAAGGCAAAGTCTTTTTCCACTGGGATGAAAGCCCGTTTGGCCTTAGCTCAGGCCTTGCTCGGCGATCCGGAAATCTTATTGCTAGATGAGCCGCAAAATGGACTCGATCCACAGGGCATCGCGGAGCTGCGAAAGCTCCTCCAGCAGCTCGCCGCCGCTGGCCATACCGTCGTGGTCAGCTCCCATCAACTCGGTGAGGTCCTTCACCTAGCCCACGACATCACTATCCTGTCCCAAGGCACCATCCGGTATTCCGGCTCCCTGCAGGAACTGGCCCCCAGCGGTGAACTGGAAGCCGAATTCTTCCGCCTGACTTCTGCAGATGGTGAGACCGATGAGTAACCAGTATCGACGGTATCTCTCAGCAGAACTATTGCGTTGCCGCGGCAGCGCCCTGCAGTGGTTACCCTTGCTAGCCCTGCCCCTAGTGATAATGACGGTATTCTTTTCTGCGTTCGCCTCCTCCGCTGAGGACGCTACCGGGGTTCTTGGCTGGCAGTCCATGTTTATCACCGGGATGTACGCGCCGCTCATTGCGCTTTTTGCTGGCGTTCCAGAGCGCCGCGAGGTGCTCAGCCGCGGCGGCGGCACCCTATGGCGCCGGATTCATCCTCGCTACGAGCACGCCTCCCGTTTCTTCATCGTCGTGGCAAGCCTCGCAGTCTTTCACCTTCTTAATTTCGGTCTGTCCTGGGCTGCGGTTGCAGCGCAAGGGCGTGCAGACCACCAGCTGCTTCTCATCACTGGGGCTTATTCTTTCCTCGGAGCCATCGGCATCGCAGGGCTTGCGACCGCATGCGCCCGCAGGCTGGGCTTTGCCGTCACGCTTATCCTCGCGGTTATCTGGCAGGTCATTAGTGTGCTTCCTCGCGTTGTCGAAGGGCAGCTATGGTGGGCCTTCCCACCCGCGTGGCCGCTGCGGTTACTGTTGCCTGCGCTACGTATCCACCAAAATTCGGTTCCGCTCGATCCTGGCGATCCACTCCTGCTGGAAAGTCCGCTTCCTGCACTGGCGTTATGCCTCATCCTCGCTGTAGCGGGGGCTTTGACCGCGACTATGACGCCTCGGCGAGTACGTCCGCTTTCCCGACGCCGCCGCGTGGCGATATCCACGGTCAGTACCGTCGCCACTCCGGCTCAGGGATGGCAGCCTGCGGCTGTCCCTCGTGCCGCTGCCCGCTCGCGCCGTGCCGATGCGCTGCGTGGCTTTCACCGGGCCATAATGACGCCAGTGGTCATTACGTGCTTGGTATTAAGCGCCTTAGCGCTGATCTTTATTGCCCTTATCTATCCACCACGTTATGTGCAGGGATTCTACGTATTTTTGCTTCTCCCTGTGGGTGCCGGTGTACTTCCTGTACTGGTCTGGCCGGGGTTCTCGGGCGCGTGGCCGATTGTTTATACAGAATCTCGCCACTGCTCTACTGCCCTTCTCCTGTGGTTACTGGGCATCATCGCAGCGGTGTGCACTTGTGCTTCGGTCGCGATTATCTTTGCCGGTGAAACCACCCTAGCTGTGCTCGCCCAACTGCCGCTGGCCATCGGCGTCGGGTACGTCCTCGCGGCGGTGTCGCTCATCGTCATCATCCGCTTTGGTATCTGGAGTTCGCTTGCTCTCACCATCATCGGCACCATTGTCTCCGTGACGGTAGGCGGCGATGTCCTCGCGAAGACTATCCTTTGGCTCATTGCCTTCCCAGCCTGGCCGATGAATGCGGATTCTCCCGACCGCTACGCCGCTGCGGCAATGATGACTCTGCTTTTCGCCGCCATTACTTCTTGGGCCGCCAAGCGGTTGCTGCGCACACGGGCACTTCGCCCCACCGCTTAAATAACTAAGGCCCGCAGGGACTCCGCGGGCCTTAAACTATGCAAGCTTAAAGCTCAGAGGGAGATACGCGCTTGGGCAGGACCACCGGGCGGGCATTAGAAAGCCCCTCCACCACGCGGATGACCTGGTTGGAGTAACCGAACTCGTTGTCGTACCAGACGTAGAGCACCAGGTGCTTGCCGGAAGCGATGGTGGCGATGCCATCGACGATGCCGGCATTAGTATTGCCCACGAAGTCGCTAGAGACGACCTCTGGGGAGGCGATGTAGGAAATCTGCTGGCGCAGATCAGAGTGCAGGGAGACGTTACGCAAGAAGTCATTGACCTCATCGCGGTCGACCTCTTGCTCCAGCTCCAAGTTAAGCACCGCCATGGACACATCCGGGGTAGGAACGCGGATGGCGTTACCGGTCAGCTTGCCTTCGAACTCCGGCAGAGCCTTGGCCACAGCCTTGGCGGCACCGGTGGCGGCAAGCACCATGTTCAGGCCAGCGGCGCGGCCGCGGCGCTCGCCCTTGTGGTAGTTATCAATGAGGTTTTGGTCATTGGTAAACGAGTGCGCGGTTTCCACGTGGCCGTGGGCCACGCCGTAGCGGTCATTGATCACCTTGAGCACCGGGGTAATGCCGTTGGTGGTGCACGATGCGGCGGAGAGGATCTTATCGTCATCGGTAATGGCGGAATCGTTGATGCCAAAGACGATGTTTTTGATATCGCCCTTGCCCGGCGCGGTCAGCAGCACGCGGGCCACGCCCTTGGCCTCTAGGTGCTGGGACAGGCCTTCCTTATCGCGCCAAACACCGGTGTTATCCACCAGCACGGCGTTGTTGATGCCGTATTCGGTGTAATCGATCGTGGCTGGGTCGTTGGCGTAGATCATCTGGATCTTGGTGCCATTGGCCCAGATAACCTGTTCTTCCTCGTCCACGCTGATGGTGCCGTTGAAGGCGCCGTGGACGGAATCGCGGCGCAGGAGGCTGGCGCGCTTGATAATGTCCCCTTCGCCCTTATTGCGCACCACAATCGCGCGCAGGCGCACGCCGCCGTAAGCGGCCTCGCGGGCAACAAGGATGCGGGCAAGGAGGCGGCCGATGCGGCCAAAGCCGTACAGCACGACATCGGTTGGGTCGATATCCTCGCCGGCACCGACGATTTCCGTGAGTTCATCTTCGAGGTAGCGGCGCAGGTCTTCTTCGCCTGACTCTTCAAAGCCCAGGAGGAGGCGTCCGACGTCGATGGACGCGGAGCTTAGGTTCATATCCGCTAACTCGGACAGGATGGGCAGGGTTTCTGCCGTGGAGAGCTGGCGCTGGGCAATGCGGCGTCCGTAGCGGTGGGACTTGATGATGTCGATATCGGTCTGCCCCACCAGCGGGCGGCCGAAGATGGTGGCGACGACGTTGTTATTGCGGTGCAGTTGGTGGATGAGGGGAATCATCTGTTGCGCCAATTCGAGGCGCTCGTTCCAGTCATCATGTCCAATATGTGCGTTCGCAGTCACGAGGCTCCATCCATTTCTATTTCGGGGGTGGCTAGAAATCTTCGCCCCAAATTTTAGCGTGTATCAGTGTTTGTTTTGGCATAGGGAGTCCAGAATGTCTGCGACACTACCCCCGCGGATTTTGGCGGCCGGCTCACCTACGAGGCAGTAGGCTACGGCGTCATCGTGCTGCGCTCGGCGTTCCTTGAGCACGGAATTAAGCATGGGATATACCGGAGGTACATCGGGGTGGGCGCGGGTGTAGTCGGTCTCTAAACCGCGGGCATGGCGCCCCGAAAAGGCGCGGGTGGAGACGGTGGCCCCGCCGCGCTGGAGAAGCTTACGGTTGTAGTCACTGGTTCCGGCTTCTTTACTCAGCAAAAAGGCAGAGCCGCACGACGCGGCGGCCACGCCGGGCAGGCTTAAAACCTGGGTTACCTCTCCTGCCGTGCGCAACCCGCCTGCGGCAATCAGCGAGATGTTTGGTGCGACCGTGTGGACGGCTTCGTGGACGGCGGCGATGAGATCTGGCAGAGGTCGATCATCGGGAAGCGCGGTGCGGTCCCACGTGCCGCGGTGCCCGCCGGCATAAGGGCCCTGTACGCACAGCGCGTCCACTCCCAGTTTGGCGGCGGCGCGGGCCTCATCGGGTGTGGTGACGGTGGTCCAAGCCTCGGCACCCGCGGCGTGGATGCGGGCAAGCTGCGCTGCATCAAAGGTGCCGAACATGGACCACACGACGCGCGCGCCGCCCTGCAACGCCAGCTCGAGCTTGTCGCGGAAGCCGAAGGAATAATCGGGATCCGGTAGCGAGGTGCCTTCGGCCGCGGCCAGGTCCGCGGCGGCGGCCAACTGCTCAGGAGTTAACGGATCCTGCGGGCAAAACAGGTTCGCCCCAAAGGGGATGCCGGCGCAGGCATCAATCTGGCTGCGGGCAGAATCCACGCTGGCAGACCCAAGCCCCAAGGTGCCAAAGGAGCCCGCCGCATGCGCGGCGCGCACCAGATCCACGGTGGTAGGCCCGCCCGCCATGGGCGCTGGCATTACGGTTCGGCGCAAAGATTGAATAACCTTGCTCATAGGAAACCACTGTACCAAGCTAGAAAGGCGCATTCGTGGCAGCTTTGACAGATATTATTGCCCGGATTTTCGGCGGTCCCTCGCCAGCGCAGCAGGGGCTGGATCCGTCCGAGTTAGAGGCAGACTGGCTCATTGTTGGCCTGGGCAATCCCGGCGCGAAGTACGCCGCCACGCGCCATAACGTGGGCTATATGGCCGTCGATGATGTGCTTGCCCAAGGCGGCGACGTGCTCGAGCCGGTGCGCGGGATGGACCTCGAGGTGGCCCCGCTGCGCTGGGGTGATACCCGCGCGCTGGCGGTGCGCACGACGACGTTTATGAACCTCTCCGGCGATCCGATTGCCCCGCTGGCGCAGGCTTTGGGCATTGCGGCAGACCACATCATCGTCATCCACGATGAGCTCGATCTGCCGGCCAATAAGATTCGTCTGAAGCAGGGTGGCAATGAAAATGGGCACAACGGGCTGAAGTCGCTCACGCACAACCTGGGCACGCGGGACTATGTGCGCGTGCGCATTGGCATCGCGCGCCCGCCCAAGGGCTCGTCGGTTCCGGATTATGTCTTAGCGCCTGTCGATGCCGGCCCCGGCTTCGATACCGCCATCGCCACCGCCGCCGAAGCTGCCCAGCTCATCGCCACGCAAGGGCTCGTACAAGCCCAAAACCGCATTCACTCACGCTAGGACTGGGAAAATTTCTCCAGCGCCTGCGGGCTGCCGGCGGCGACGATGAAGTCAGTGGGGGCGAGCTGGGTGGCATCGGCAAGCGGGGCCCAAGCACCCTCTGCCTGGCAGACCGAGACCAACTGCACGTGGTAGGTGCGCCAAACCTCGCCCAGATCGAGCGGGCGGCCTGTGACCGAGGAGGGCGCGGCCATCTGCGTCACGCCGTAGTACGGGGCGATCTCAGCAAAGTCGCGGAAGCGCCCGCCCAAGAGGTAGGCCACGCGGCGGCCTGTGTCCCGCTCCGGGCGGATGACGTGGTGGGCGCCAATCTGGCGCAGGATGCGCTCGTGGGCCTCCGAATTCGCCTTGGCCCAAATATCCTTGACCCCCAGCTCCACCAGGTTAGACACAGTGAGGATGGAGGCCTCCAGGTGCGAGCCAATGCCCACGATGACCCGCTCCACCTCGTCGATGCCCAGCTGGCGCAACGCCGCCGGATCGGTGGTATCGGCCGAGATGGCCTCGGTTAAATGCGGCGCTCGTTCGCGCACGATTTTCTCATCGGAATCGATACCGAGAACCTCTACCCCATGGCCCATGAGCTCGCTTGCCAGGGAACAACCAAACCGCCCCAAGCCAATGACGACGACCGGGGCGATGTCGAGGGTGGCGCGGGAGCGGCCCAACGCCTTAAAAATGCTAGCCAATGAAGGGCCTTTCTTCGGGGTAGCTGTAGCGGCGGCTTAAATTCTTTGCCGCCAGCGCTGCTACCAGGGTGGTTGGGCCAACGCGGCCCAGGTACATGATGAAGCACAGCACGATTTGTGAGGGTGCGGACAAGCTGGCGGTAATCCCAGTGGATAGGCCCACTGTGGCGAAGGCGGACATGACCTCGAAGGAGACCTGATCGCCGCTAAATTGCGGATCGAAAAAGCGCAGCGCCGCCACACCGAGGGTCACCACCAGCACGCCGGCGAAGCTCAATGCTAGCGCCTGCCGGGTAACGCTGTGGGGAAGGCTGCGGTGGTAGATCGAGGTCTTTTCCTTGCCCAAGAACTCCGCGGCCATGACGGCTAGCAGCACGCACGCGGTGGTGACCTTGATGCCGCCGGCGGTACCGGCAGAGCCGCCGCCGATGAACATCAACGTATCGGTGCCCATGAGCGTTACCGGGTGAACCTCACCGTAGTCGAAGGTATTAAATCCGGCCGTGCGCGGGGAGACGCTGGCAAAGAACGCGTTGAGGATTTTCTCGCCCCACGACATCGGCGCCAGCACGCCATTCCACTCCGTCAAAGCGAAAAATATCGTGCCGACTACAAGTAGCACGCCGGTGGCCGCCAAGGTCATGCGCGCCGTGATAGAAATGCGGCGCGTCGCCTCCGACCCGCGACGCACGTGGCGCACCAATTCCGCCCAGACCGGAAAACCCAGCCCGCCGCCGATGACCGCCCCGGCCAGCGGCAAGAGGATCCAGGCATCGCCCACAAAGGGCACGAGATTATCGCTATTGGTGCTAAACCCAGCGTTATTAAAGGCCGAGATGGCGTGGAAGATGCCCTCCCATAACGCCCGCGGGAAGGAATGCCCGTAGCCCACCATAAGCCGCGCGGTGACCGCCGCGGCGATAATGCTTTCTACCACCGCGGTAAAGGCGAAGGTAAAAATCAGGGTGCGGCGGATGCCACCGGCGAGGATGGGCCGGCTTTCATAGGCGCCGGTCTTGCGGGCCTTAAAACTAATCCGGCCGGTCAAAAGCAGGCCGGATAGCGAGGCCAGCGACATAATCCCCAAACCACCCAGTTGGATCAGGGCCAAGATGACGACCTGCCCGGCCGGGCTCCAGAAGCTGCCGGTATCGACCACGACCAGGCCGGTCAGTGAGACCGCGGAGGTCGCGGTAAAAAGGGCAGATAAAAACGAGGCGCGGGAATCTCCGGCCTCGGCGAACGGCAGTAAGAGCAGAACCGTTCCTATCAAGATGAGCAGTAGAAACCCGGTGGCGGTTAGCCGCGCTGGTCCCCACTGCCGCAGAAAAAGCAGGCGCTTCACAAGCCGGAAGTATAGACCTGTCCAGCCCCAAGCGGAACTGCTAGGCGGCCCCCAGTGGACAAATATCACGAACGAATGTCGCGGACGGATATCACGTCCGCGGCTAAAATCGGGCCTATGACTTCGCCGTACTCCGCAGCTAGGACCATCGTGATTACCGGGGCATCGTCAGGCATTGGTGCCGCGGCCGCCCGGCAAATTCACCGCACCCGCCCGCAGGATAACCTCGTCATCATCGGCCGCAATCCGGACAAGACCAAGGCCGTTGCTCAGGAAGTAGGCGGGCAGTATTTCCTCGCCGATTTCGAATCGCTGGCCCAGGTCCGCCAGCTGGCCGATGATCTGCAACAACTGGAGCGCATCGATGCCTTGGGCAATAATGGCGGCGGCATTTTCGATGGCCCCACCATGACCGCCGATGGTTTCGAGCGCACGTGGCAAGTCAACGTCGTCGCGCCGTTCCTGCTGACGTCGCTGCTGCAAGAAAAGCTGCGCGATAGTAACGCCACCGTGGTCAACACGGCGTCGTTAGCTAATATGCTGATCTCGAATTTCGATCCGGCAGATCCCAATACGCTGGAGCATTTCAGCCCAGAGCGCGCATACGGCAATGCCAAGCTGGCGGATATCTTGCTCGCCAGGTTTATCGATGCCCACGGCATCAACGCGGTGTCCTTTCACCCGGGCGTTTTAGCCACCGAGTTTGGCAAGTCCTCCAAGGGGCTTACGGGCAAGGTGTACTCCGGGGTCATCGGCAAAGCCTTTGGCACCGCAGAGGCCGGCGGCGAGAACTTGGCCTACTTCCTCACCGGCACCGAGGGCATCCATTTCCAGTCCGGGGAATATTACAATAATAGGCGTTCGCTGGGCCTGCAGCGCCCGATTGCGAAGAACACCTCCGTGGCCCACCGCGTCTTTGAGGATCTGGGCCGCCGCCTCAATGTGGAGTGGTAGCGCGCAAGCACTAGACTATGGCGCATGAGTTCTGTCGCTTTTGAGGCCTCGCGCCGCCGCACGTTCGCCGTTATCGCCCACCCGGATGCCGGTAAGTCCACGCTGACGGAGGCGCTGGCGCTGCACGCGCACGTGATTAATGAGGCCGGCGCGGTCCACGGCAAGGGCAACCGCAAGTCCACCGTGTCTGACTGGATGGACATGGAGAAAAACCGCGGTATCTCCGTGGCCTCGTCCGCGCTGCAGTTTGAATACGCCCCAGAGGGACACGAGGGCGAGCCTTATATGATCAACCTGGTTGATACCCCAGGTCACGCGGACTTTTCGGAGGATACCTACCGCGTGCTTACCGCGGTAGATGCCGCAGTGATGCTTATCGATGCCGCCAAGGGCCTCGAGCCACAGACCCTCAAGCTCTTCCGCGTCTGTAAGGCGCGCGGGCTGCCCATCGTCACGGTGATCAACAAGTGGGACCGCGTGGGCCGCGAGCCGCTCGAGCTCGTTGATGAGATCGTGAACGAAATCCAGCTGCAGCCCACCCCGCTGTACTGGCCAGTGGGCATCGCGGGCGATTTCCGCGGCCTAGCCCACATCAACGACGACGGCGAGGCCGATAATTACATCCACTTCATCCGCACCGCTGGTGGTTCCACCATCGCACCGGAGGAACACTACGATCCGGCGGCTGCAGAAGAAAAGGAAGAGGATGTGTGGGAAACCACGGTGGAAGAAGCCGAGCTGCTTGCAGCCGATGGCGCCCTGCACGATCAAGAGCTCTTTGAGCAGTGCGTGACTTCCCCACTCATCTTCGCCTCGGCCATGTTGAACTTCGGCGTCCACCAAATCCTGGATACCCTGTGCGCTATCGCCCCGGCCCCGCATTCCCGCGAATCCGATCCCAAGGCCGTGGAAGCGGCCACCAGCGCCATCGATGAGGTGCGCGAGGTCGCCGATGACTTTTCCGGCGTCGTCTTCAAGGTGCAGGCGGGCATGGACCAAAAGCACCGCGATAACCTGGCGTTTATGCGCGTGGTCTCCGGCGAATTCGAGCGCGGCATGCAGGTCAACCACGCCCAATCCGGGCGCAGCTTTTCCACCAAGTATGCGCTGACGGTCTTTGGCCGCACCCGCGATACCGTGGATACCGCTTACCCGGGCGATATCGTTGGCCTCGTCAACGCGGGCGCGCTGGCGCCCGGCGACACCATCTACTCCGGCAAAAAGGTGCAGTTTAAGCCCATGCCCCAATTCGCCCCGGAGGCCTTCCGCATCCTGCGCGCGAAATCGCTGGGCAAGTACAAGGCCTTCCGCAAGGGCTTGGAGCAGCTCTCGGCCGAGGGCGTGGTGCAGATCCTGCGCAACGATGAGCGCGGCGATGCCTCCCCGGTCATG
This is a stretch of genomic DNA from Corynebacterium accolens. It encodes these proteins:
- a CDS encoding fumarylacetoacetate hydrolase family protein, coding for MKLATLRTAFGTSAIRIEGDNVGVELDYEDVGALLRSEDWRKAAQLSGEPIVFDQHDLEAVVPTPGKIICVGLNYAKHIREMGRDFPEHPTLFIKFADALTGPFDDVYIPEYATQKLDYEGELAVVIGERTHRVTRADALDYVAGYAIMNDYTLRDFQRQTSQFHAGKSFYRTAGFGPWLTTPDEWAPGGNARLTTTVNGEVRQQDNTDDLIFSIAGLIEFCSQLYPLNPGDVIVTGTPEGVGFARDPQQFLQDGDTVAIDVEGLGHISNTTRYGEPGL
- a CDS encoding ATP-binding cassette domain-containing protein produces the protein MSYEVAFEHITKSFGSQAVLRDISFQVLPGRVHAVLGRNGAGKSXXFSIFLGLLPADSGTVRVAGKPWSREVLDHVGASVNGPAFYGHLSATDNLRVHTRLLGLPDTEIDRVLHIAGLAGAGSKKAKSFSTGMKARLALAQALLGDPEILLLDEPQNGLDPQGIAELRKLLQQLAAAGHTVVVSSHQLGEVLHLAHDITILSQGTIRYSGSLQELAPSGELEAEFFRLTSADGETDE
- a CDS encoding response regulator transcription factor — protein: MPKIRVMLADDQAMLVAALSTILNAQEDIEVVATAASGGDAVSLALRHRIDVAILDIRMPGMDGIAAAQAILSRTPDCRIIMLTTFNEEDLVSQSIAAGAHGFLLKDADPEVLVEAVRDVAKGESVLASQVTGPVLEGYRKALTHSQLSPHERQGLSLVTRREMEVLSLIARGATNREIAGHMSIADTTVKTHVSALMSKLAARDRVALVLLAHKAGIA
- the ppk2 gene encoding polyphosphate kinase 2, with protein sequence MSTKSSTSPKKLNKKAYEKELERLQAELVDMQQWVVETGARVVIIMEGRDAAGKGSAIKRITQYLNPRTCRIEALPAPNSREQGQWYFQRYVEKLPTKGEIVIFDRSWYNRAGVERVMGFCTDQEYVRFLHQAPTFEQMLVEDGIILRKYWFSVSDEEQIKRFESRRNDPLRRWKLSPMDLQSITRWEDYSRAKDAMFIHTDTPTAPWYTVESEDKKRSRINVISHLLNTIPYEKIERELPEIPHRPDSDGKTYERPDREEFRYVPDVAAKLEASSTKKDKKKGKKKDKKK
- a CDS encoding nitronate monooxygenase produces the protein MSKVIQSLRRTVMPAPMAGGPTTVDLVRAAHAAGSFGTLGLGSASVDSARSQIDACAGIPFGANLFCPQDPLTPEQLAAAADLAAAEGTSLPDPDYSFGFRDKLELALQGGARVVWSMFGTFDAAQLARIHAAGAEAWTTVTTPDEARAAAKLGVDALCVQGPYAGGHRGTWDRTALPDDRPLPDLIAAVHEAVHTVAPNISLIAAGGLRTAGEVTQVLSLPGVAAASCGSAFLLSKEAGTSDYNRKLLQRGGATVSTRAFSGRHARGLETDYTRAHPDVPPVYPMLNSVLKERRAQHDDAVAYCLVGEPAAKIRGGSVADILDSLCQNKH
- a CDS encoding glyceraldehyde-3-phosphate dehydrogenase, with translation MTANAHIGHDDWNERLELAQQMIPLIHQLHRNNNVVATIFGRPLVGQTDIDIIKSHRYGRRIAQRQLSTAETLPILSELADMNLSSASIDVGRLLLGFEESGEEDLRRYLEDELTEIVGAGEDIDPTDVVLYGFGRIGRLLARILVAREAAYGGVRLRAIVVRNKGEGDIIKRASLLRRDSVHGAFNGTISVDEEEQVIWANGTKIQMIYANDPATIDYTEYGINNAVLVDNTGVWRDKEGLSQHLEAKGVARVLLTAPGKGDIKNIVFGINDSAITDDDKILSAASCTTNGITPVLKVINDRYGVAHGHVETAHSFTNDQNLIDNYHKGERRGRAAGLNMVLAATGAAKAVAKALPEFEGKLTGNAIRVPTPDVSMAVLNLELEQEVDRDEVNDFLRNVSLHSDLRQQISYIASPEVVSSDFVGNTNAGIVDGIATIASGKHLVLYVWYDNEFGYSNQVIRVVEGLSNARPVVLPKRVSPSEL
- a CDS encoding sensor histidine kinase, coding for MSTDTVAKARLGDKILTAAAALMALFYLIGAWAAPGAIELIQAALSLLFLPFIWVWRTKPVLSAAGFIVLLGAWAAAWISQLPANLGVTPWAMTAPMAVYATSRYVERRSIPRAVLTAAFLGSFISPAMWRIDPESFLLSFQLDRRYITLLVVHWAVLGSAYFIAARYFDLDRQRERLAQERFHQAQEEERLLIARELHDVLAHSLTLIKVQANAGIIAARTDTTAAEDTLKSIRDGADSALEEVRGIVTALRSTGPAALEPAHQLEHVQGIIDGFRTAGLEVDAELPASYEVSALTQLALVRIISEGLTNALRHQGPGTHVQLKLTLSDAARVTLTSTASSPTPSEVSGSGVGLVGVKERAQALGGHLTSSGDAQKFTLAAELPLHKDNHA